GGCGCTCGCCCGGGCAGGGATCGACACCTTCGCCCCCAACCTGCTCGGCTACGGCCGCTCGACGCACTTCGCCCACGGCCTGGACGATCCGGGCAATGCAAGCCTGCCTGCCTACGTGGACGGCAAATGCTCGTCTCCGGTGGGGTGCGACCGCACTCATACCCCACTCTTCCCACTCGATCTGCAGGGACCGCCGACGGTGCCGGGGGGGCCGACGTTGTTCACCAATCCGCTGGGCGGGCAGCGGCGGGCCCACTCGAGCAACTTCCGATTCGCCCGCGTCGACACCTTCGTACGCGACATCCGTCAGGTCATCGACGACGCCATCGCGCGGGCGCAGCCCTCGGACGGCAAGGTCACCCTGCTGGGCGTCTCGATCGGCAACCAGCCCGTGGCCCGGACGCTGTACGCGGCCAACCCGAACCCGATCCTTCCCAACAGCAAGGCGTACATCGCGAAAGTCAACCGGGTCGTGTTCCTGTCGTCGGTGTTCTTCGCCACCGGCCCGACCGAGGAGGTAACACCGGCGTCGGGCTGGGCTTCCTTCCCGCTGCACGTCTTCAATACGGACGCTGCGACTGTTCAGGGTGTCTGGCAGATGACCACGCCAGAGCGCGAGGCGGCGTGCACCGGTCATGTCATCCCGGGCAGTCCAGAGCAGCTGGGGGCGCAGGTCCGAGAGGACGAGACCCTGGGGCTTCAGTGGGGAGGGAACGATCCCGCGCACCCGACGGGCCTCGGCCGCAATCCGACGTTCTCCAGGTACGGGTGGAACAGGGAAGTTGCAGGAACGCTAACCACACCTGCGCTGATCATCCATGGTGCTGAAGACCTGGCCGCGCCGGTAGCGAACGCGAGCGATATTTATGACCACCTCACGATGATTGCCAACAAGGTGCAGGTACAGGTGAAATGCGCGAGTCACGGGCTTCTGTGGGAGGGCTGCTCCGGGAAACGCTGCACCCCGGCCTCGGGCACCCCATACGGCGGCAAACTCGGTCAGCCCTGGACTGGTCCCCATTCCACGCTCAAAGCGGCGCTGATCGAGTGGATCACGCGTGGAACCTTC
This sequence is a window from Micromonospora sp. NBRC 110009. Protein-coding genes within it:
- a CDS encoding alpha/beta fold hydrolase; the encoded protein is MSKAKRRLRGAAFTIVAVTGLTAAFSQPLSAAKLSPTAAVSGAAAAAACDKAPTGVQVSDHFLPFTVPAGLMPDPQFDGLKAELQVHRVQPVYANGKCASVANRAAVLIHGGNYGGPAVFDLRQLAPEGGELSVQKALARAGIDTFAPNLLGYGRSTHFAHGLDDPGNASLPAYVDGKCSSPVGCDRTHTPLFPLDLQGPPTVPGGPTLFTNPLGGQRRAHSSNFRFARVDTFVRDIRQVIDDAIARAQPSDGKVTLLGVSIGNQPVARTLYAANPNPILPNSKAYIAKVNRVVFLSSVFFATGPTEEVTPASGWASFPLHVFNTDAATVQGVWQMTTPEREAACTGHVIPGSPEQLGAQVREDETLGLQWGGNDPAHPTGLGRNPTFSRYGWNREVAGTLTTPALIIHGAEDLAAPVANASDIYDHLTMIANKVQVQVKCASHGLLWEGCSGKRCTPASGTPYGGKLGQPWTGPHSTLKAALIEWITRGTFNGAPSGQFTVNESGVASATGP